A portion of the Acidisarcina polymorpha genome contains these proteins:
- a CDS encoding threonine synthase, with the protein MTSIAYLECSRCHSHISAETPQTLCPVCPTPPAGSLYVRYDFSALRGSLPGAAIAEGTPANPWPGMWRYRAVLPDVEPITLGEGWTPMLRSKRYPNVYLKEEGANPTGTFKARGLALAVTMARHYGLRKLAVPSAGNAAGALAAYAAAAGMEAHIFMPRDVPFANYVEAVAYGANVTLVNGLISDCGRIVAERKAAEGWFDVSTLKEPFRVEGKKTMGYELVEQLGWEYPDAVFYPTGGGVGLIGMWKAFGELEELGWVKPGKRPKMIAVQASGCAPVARAFEAGEKASEMWKDAATFASGLRVPKPYGDAIMLDILRESEGIALALSDEVILTSILDWARNEGIFLSPEGAAATAAYDRLIADGFLQASDRVVLFNTGAGLKYTDVTAEAMGLKRDPQS; encoded by the coding sequence ATGACATCGATCGCCTATTTAGAATGTTCCCGTTGCCACTCTCATATCTCCGCTGAAACCCCGCAAACCCTCTGCCCGGTCTGTCCGACTCCACCGGCAGGCTCGCTGTATGTCCGATATGACTTTTCCGCCCTGCGCGGATCGTTGCCCGGGGCCGCGATTGCGGAAGGCACACCAGCTAACCCATGGCCGGGCATGTGGCGCTATCGCGCTGTGTTGCCCGATGTCGAGCCGATCACTCTGGGCGAGGGTTGGACCCCGATGCTGCGGAGCAAACGCTATCCGAACGTGTACCTGAAGGAAGAGGGCGCGAATCCTACCGGTACCTTCAAGGCGCGCGGGCTAGCCCTGGCCGTTACCATGGCGCGCCACTACGGTTTGCGCAAGCTGGCCGTGCCGTCGGCGGGCAACGCGGCAGGCGCACTGGCTGCCTACGCCGCCGCTGCGGGCATGGAGGCCCACATCTTCATGCCACGCGATGTTCCATTCGCGAACTACGTCGAAGCCGTTGCTTATGGAGCGAACGTCACGCTCGTTAACGGGCTGATCTCCGACTGCGGACGAATCGTCGCCGAGCGCAAGGCAGCCGAAGGCTGGTTCGACGTCTCGACGCTGAAGGAGCCGTTTCGCGTCGAGGGCAAAAAGACGATGGGGTATGAACTGGTTGAGCAGCTTGGCTGGGAGTATCCCGACGCGGTCTTTTATCCCACTGGCGGCGGCGTTGGCTTGATCGGCATGTGGAAGGCCTTCGGTGAGCTCGAGGAACTCGGCTGGGTCAAGCCGGGCAAACGACCGAAGATGATTGCGGTGCAAGCATCCGGCTGCGCGCCAGTGGCTCGGGCTTTTGAGGCCGGGGAGAAGGCCAGCGAGATGTGGAAGGATGCGGCGACCTTTGCTTCCGGCTTGCGGGTACCCAAGCCCTACGGCGACGCCATCATGCTGGACATTCTGCGGGAGTCGGAAGGCATCGCCCTGGCGCTCAGCGATGAGGTGATCTTAACGTCCATTCTCGATTGGGCGCGCAACGAAGGAATATTTCTCTCCCCGGAGGGCGCGGCTGCGACTGCGGCCTACGATCGCCTGATTGCGGATGGTTTTCTGCAAGCTTCCGATCGCGTGGTGTTATTCAATACTGGCGCCGGATTGAAGTATACCGATGTCACCGCCGAAGCGATGGGACTGAAACGCGATCCGCAAAGCTGA
- a CDS encoding GIY-YIG nuclease family protein encodes MVASRSHTLYVGVTSNMEQRIWQHRNKEYEGVSARYNCNRLVCFEQYSNAGTAIAREKELKGWRRARKIELIAISNPTWVDLSEGWGQPINSTAAPSLGSG; translated from the coding sequence ATGGTGGCCAGCCGCTCCCACACCCTCTACGTCGGAGTCACCAGCAATATGGAACAACGCATCTGGCAACACAGGAACAAGGAATACGAAGGCGTCTCGGCAAGGTACAACTGCAATCGCCTGGTCTGCTTTGAGCAGTACAGCAACGCGGGGACGGCCATTGCTCGCGAGAAGGAACTGAAGGGCTGGCGTAGGGCAAGGAAGATCGAGCTAATTGCAATATCCAACCCAACGTGGGTGGATCTTAGCGAAGGTTGGGGTCAGCCAATAAATTCAACCGCAGCTCCTTCGCTTGGCTCAGGATGA
- the pgi gene encoding glucose-6-phosphate isomerase — protein sequence MAALNELSAWKALSDHHKQIAPIHLRELFDKDPQRAEKFSVEAAGIFLDYSKNRITDETVKLLLQLAEESGVKARRDAMFAGEKINITEKRAVLHVALRAPKDEKILVDGEDVVPAVHEVLDKMAAFSDRVRSGEWKGHTGKPIKNIINIGIGGSDLGPVMAYEALKHYSDRAKIFRFVSNVDGADFVEATVDLNPDETLFIISSKTFTTLETMTNANSAREWALKGLGGDESAIAKHFVAVSTNSEKVKAFGIDTANMFGFWDWVGGRYSMDSAIGLSTMLAIGPENFRALLAGFHEIDEHFRTAPFEKNLPVLLGLLAVWYNDFFGAQTVAILPYENYLKRFPAYLQQLTMESNGKHVTLAGEHVNYDTGPIYWGEPGTNGQHSFYQLIHQGTRLIPADFIAFVKAITPLGRHHDILLANVFAQTEALAFGKTPEQVKAEGTPDWLVPHRVFEGNRPSNTILAEELDPKTLGKLVALYEHSVFTQGAIWQIDSFDQWGVELGKVLAQRILGEIEDAKAPLKHDSSTTALIERYRKLK from the coding sequence ATGGCAGCCTTGAACGAACTTTCGGCCTGGAAGGCCTTAAGCGACCACCACAAGCAGATCGCACCGATCCACCTTCGCGAATTGTTTGATAAAGATCCGCAGCGGGCGGAGAAGTTTTCGGTTGAGGCTGCTGGAATCTTCCTCGACTACTCGAAGAACCGGATTACCGATGAGACGGTGAAGCTGCTGCTGCAGTTGGCGGAGGAGTCGGGGGTCAAGGCGCGCCGGGACGCCATGTTCGCCGGCGAAAAAATCAACATCACCGAGAAGCGGGCAGTTCTGCACGTAGCGCTGCGCGCGCCCAAAGACGAGAAGATTTTAGTCGATGGCGAGGATGTGGTTCCCGCGGTCCATGAAGTTCTCGACAAGATGGCTGCCTTCAGCGATCGCGTTCGCAGTGGAGAATGGAAGGGGCACACCGGCAAGCCGATCAAGAACATCATCAACATCGGTATCGGCGGCTCTGATCTCGGCCCGGTTATGGCCTACGAGGCGCTTAAACATTACAGCGACCGTGCGAAGATCTTCCGCTTTGTCTCGAACGTCGATGGCGCGGATTTTGTTGAAGCCACCGTCGACCTCAATCCTGACGAAACGCTCTTCATCATCTCGTCGAAGACCTTCACCACGCTCGAGACCATGACCAACGCCAACTCGGCGCGCGAGTGGGCGCTCAAGGGTCTTGGAGGTGATGAGTCCGCGATCGCCAAGCACTTCGTTGCGGTTTCGACCAACAGCGAAAAGGTCAAGGCCTTCGGCATCGATACGGCGAACATGTTCGGCTTCTGGGACTGGGTCGGCGGCCGGTATTCGATGGATTCGGCGATCGGTCTGTCGACGATGCTCGCCATCGGGCCGGAGAATTTCCGTGCGCTGCTGGCTGGCTTCCACGAAATCGACGAGCATTTCCGCACTGCTCCGTTCGAGAAGAACCTGCCTGTCCTGCTTGGCCTGCTCGCTGTCTGGTACAACGACTTTTTCGGTGCGCAGACGGTAGCGATCCTTCCTTACGAGAACTACCTCAAGCGCTTTCCCGCCTACCTGCAGCAGCTGACGATGGAGAGCAACGGCAAGCATGTCACCTTAGCTGGGGAACACGTCAACTACGATACCGGTCCGATCTACTGGGGTGAGCCGGGCACCAATGGGCAGCACTCCTTTTACCAGCTCATTCACCAGGGAACGCGGCTCATCCCTGCCGACTTTATCGCGTTCGTGAAGGCGATCACGCCGCTCGGCCGCCATCACGACATCCTGCTGGCGAATGTTTTTGCGCAAACCGAGGCGCTTGCCTTTGGGAAAACTCCCGAGCAGGTCAAGGCCGAGGGAACGCCCGACTGGCTGGTACCGCACCGGGTCTTCGAAGGCAACCGCCCATCGAACACGATCCTCGCGGAAGAACTTGATCCGAAGACGCTGGGCAAGCTGGTTGCTTTGTATGAGCATTCCGTCTTTACTCAGGGCGCGATCTGGCAGATCGATTCCTTCGATCAATGGGGTGTGGAATTAGGCAAGGTCCTGGCGCAGAGGATCCTTGGCGAGATCGAAGATGCGAAGGCTCCACTGAAGCATGATAGTTCGACTACGGCGTTGATTGAGCGGTACCGGAAGTTGAAGTAG
- a CDS encoding dicarboxylate/amino acid:cation symporter, with the protein MTIRVVVELLRIAALTFAAGYAIRRRNMTIWILWSMFAGIELGLDAPSFALQLHVFSDIFLRLIKAIVAPLILGTLISGIGSHGSLKEVGRLGIKSLIYFEVLTTIALLVGLAAINISRAGVGLQVPASANNKNAGLALPVQQTSPQSIPKWDQFLLHVFPENIAKSIAENEILQVVVFAVLFGLALTRLPDESRLPMLTVAQSFTKAMFQFTNLVMFVSPLAVGAALAYTIAHSGSGAILGLAKLVATLYGALVAFILVGMLPAALIARVPIRRFLAAVAEPAFLAFSTSTSEAALPIAMENMEALGVPENIVAFVIPTGYSFNLDGTAIYLALASVFVAQAGGIHLGWKTQLVMLATLVLTSKGVAGVPRASLVVLMATAASFRLPVEPIVLILGVDALMDMGRTAINVTGNCLASVVVARWEGKFAPSSTRSALTDVNPPQECHPE; encoded by the coding sequence GTGACGATCAGGGTTGTCGTTGAGCTCCTGCGTATCGCTGCCCTCACCTTCGCAGCCGGATACGCCATCCGCCGCCGCAACATGACAATCTGGATCCTCTGGTCTATGTTTGCCGGCATCGAACTTGGGCTGGATGCACCATCGTTCGCGCTCCAGCTTCACGTCTTCAGCGACATCTTTCTGCGGCTGATCAAAGCCATCGTCGCGCCATTGATTCTCGGTACGCTTATCTCCGGGATCGGCTCACATGGCAGCCTCAAAGAAGTGGGCCGGCTCGGCATCAAGTCGTTGATCTACTTTGAAGTCCTCACTACGATTGCGCTGCTGGTCGGACTGGCCGCCATCAACATCAGCCGCGCTGGCGTTGGTCTGCAAGTGCCTGCCTCGGCGAACAACAAGAACGCTGGACTGGCGCTCCCCGTGCAGCAGACTTCTCCGCAATCTATACCTAAGTGGGACCAGTTCCTGCTCCATGTTTTTCCAGAGAATATCGCCAAGTCGATCGCAGAGAACGAAATCCTGCAGGTGGTTGTCTTTGCCGTTCTCTTCGGACTGGCTTTGACTCGCCTGCCGGATGAGAGCCGGTTGCCGATGCTGACCGTGGCGCAGTCGTTCACTAAGGCGATGTTCCAGTTCACCAACCTGGTCATGTTCGTGTCGCCGCTAGCGGTTGGTGCCGCGCTCGCCTACACCATCGCCCACTCTGGATCGGGCGCAATCCTCGGGCTTGCCAAACTTGTCGCAACGCTCTACGGCGCTCTCGTCGCTTTCATTCTGGTGGGGATGCTACCTGCAGCGCTGATCGCGCGAGTGCCCATCCGCCGCTTTCTCGCTGCAGTGGCCGAGCCCGCCTTTCTCGCCTTTTCAACCTCGACCTCCGAAGCAGCGCTCCCGATTGCCATGGAGAACATGGAAGCTCTCGGAGTTCCCGAAAACATCGTCGCCTTCGTCATCCCCACCGGCTATAGTTTCAACCTCGACGGCACGGCGATCTATCTCGCGCTGGCCTCGGTTTTCGTGGCCCAGGCCGGGGGCATTCATCTTGGATGGAAAACGCAGCTGGTGATGCTGGCAACCTTGGTGCTCACCAGCAAAGGCGTCGCCGGAGTGCCTCGAGCCAGTCTCGTTGTACTGATGGCAACGGCCGCGAGCTTTCGCCTTCCGGTCGAACCGATCGTGCTCATCCTGGGAGTCGACGCCTTAATGGACATGGGCCGGACAGCCATCAACGTGACTGGGAATTGCCTAGCAAGCGTGGTGGTGGCAAGGTGGGAGGGCAAATTCGCTCCGTCCAGCACTCGGTCGGCCTTAACAGATGTAAACCCTCCGCAGGAATGTCATCCTGAGTGA
- the thiC gene encoding phosphomethylpyrimidine synthase ThiC yields the protein MTITRQDADDSEVNMSLNGSSRVDSTNNPTNEILRPRAEWIVNRKAEVARTGDTNVSQMHFARQGKITEEMAFVAEREEIDAALVRDEIAAGRLIIPANINHPELEPMGIGIATRCKVNANIGNSAITSNIDEELRKLHMAVQYGADTVMDLSTGGDIPEIRDTILRHSPVPIGTVPIYEALNRVKRVEDLNIDVYLEVIEEQAQQGVDYFTVHAGVLIQYVPMVAKRITGIVSRGGAILAQWMTHHHKQNFLYENFDRITKVMAKYDVSYSLGDGLRPGSIADASDDAQFAELKTLGELTKKAWESDVQVMIEGPGHVPLDKIKEQVDKEIELCYGAPFYTLGPLVIDIAPGYDHITSAIGAAIIGWHGASMLCYVTPKEHLGLPNEKDVKDGMIAYKIAAHAADVARHRPGARDRDDAISYARYTFDWEKQFALSLDPETARAMHDETLPDDYYKEAAFCSMCGPKFCSMNWSSKVDEFNAKEHGLVKKDLTELVNLQASVLSAKN from the coding sequence GTGACGATCACACGGCAAGACGCAGACGATTCCGAGGTGAATATGAGTTTGAATGGCAGCAGCAGAGTGGATTCCACGAACAATCCCACGAACGAGATTTTGAGGCCGCGGGCGGAGTGGATCGTGAATCGCAAGGCCGAAGTGGCGCGCACCGGCGATACGAATGTGTCGCAGATGCACTTTGCGCGGCAGGGCAAGATCACTGAAGAGATGGCCTTCGTCGCTGAGCGGGAGGAGATTGACGCCGCGCTGGTTCGGGATGAAATTGCCGCAGGGCGGCTGATCATTCCAGCCAACATCAATCATCCGGAGCTCGAGCCGATGGGGATCGGCATCGCCACCCGCTGCAAGGTGAATGCCAACATTGGCAACTCCGCCATCACTTCAAATATCGATGAAGAGCTGCGCAAGCTGCATATGGCGGTGCAGTACGGCGCCGACACGGTGATGGACTTGTCCACCGGCGGCGATATCCCGGAGATCCGGGACACGATCCTGCGTCATTCGCCGGTGCCGATCGGCACGGTGCCGATCTATGAGGCGCTCAATCGGGTGAAGCGGGTTGAGGACCTGAATATTGATGTCTATCTTGAGGTGATCGAGGAGCAGGCGCAGCAGGGCGTCGACTACTTCACCGTACATGCCGGGGTGCTGATCCAATATGTGCCGATGGTGGCCAAGCGCATTACCGGTATCGTGAGCCGCGGCGGGGCGATCCTGGCGCAGTGGATGACCCATCACCATAAGCAAAATTTTCTCTATGAGAATTTCGACCGCATCACCAAGGTGATGGCGAAGTATGACGTGAGCTATTCGCTGGGGGACGGGCTGCGCCCCGGATCGATCGCGGACGCGAGCGACGATGCGCAGTTCGCCGAGCTCAAGACACTGGGCGAGTTGACAAAGAAGGCCTGGGAGTCGGACGTGCAGGTGATGATTGAGGGGCCGGGGCATGTGCCGCTCGACAAAATCAAGGAGCAGGTCGATAAGGAAATCGAGCTTTGCTACGGGGCGCCGTTCTATACTCTGGGGCCGCTAGTGATCGATATCGCTCCCGGCTACGACCACATCACGTCTGCGATTGGTGCGGCGATCATCGGCTGGCATGGTGCTTCGATGCTTTGCTATGTGACTCCCAAAGAGCACCTTGGTTTGCCGAACGAAAAGGACGTGAAGGACGGGATGATCGCCTACAAGATCGCGGCCCATGCCGCGGACGTCGCCCGCCATCGGCCAGGCGCGCGCGACCGCGACGACGCCATCAGCTATGCCCGCTACACTTTCGACTGGGAGAAGCAGTTCGCGCTCTCGCTCGATCCGGAGACGGCGCGGGCGATGCACGACGAGACGCTGCCTGATGATTACTACAAGGAAGCGGCTTTCTGCTCGATGTGCGGCCCGAAGTTCTGCTCGATGAACTGGTCGAGTAAGGTGGATGAGTTTAATGCAAAGGAACATGGCTTGGTGAAGAAGGACTTGACGGAGTTGGTGAATCTGCAGGCGAGTGTTTTGAGCGCGAAGAACTAG